In one window of Oncorhynchus gorbuscha isolate QuinsamMale2020 ecotype Even-year linkage group LG23, OgorEven_v1.0, whole genome shotgun sequence DNA:
- the LOC124010469 gene encoding chloride intracellular channel protein 4-like isoform X3 produces the protein MILWLKGVIFNVTTVDLKRKPADLQDLAPGTNPPFVTFNGEVKVDVNKIEEFLEEKLTPPRYPKLATNHPESNTAGIDVFSKFSAYIKNPRKDTNDGLEKALLKSLRRLDEYLRTPLPEEIDANSTEDPQESTRCFLDGPDLTLADCNLLPKLHIIKVVARKYRGFEIPAEMAGVWRYLNHAYKREEFTNTCPVEREIEFAYIDVAKRIK, from the exons ATGATCCTGTGGCTGAAGGGAGTTATCTTCAACGTCACCACAGTCGACCTCAAAAG GAAACCGGCGGACCTGCAGGACCTGGCCCCGGGGACCAACCCTCCATTCGTCACATTTAACGGGGAGGTGAAGGTCGACGTCAACAAGATAGAAGAGTTCCTTGAGGAAAAACTCACGCCACCACG GTACCCCAAGTTGGCGACTAATCACCCAGAGTCAAACACTGCAGGTATAGATGTGTTCTCCAAGTTCTCTGCCTACATCAAGAACCCCCGCAAAGATACCAACGACG GCCTGGAGAAGGCCCTGTTGAAGTCTCTGAGGCGGCTGGATGAATACCTGAGGACCCCCCTGCCGGAGGAGATCGATGCCAACAGCACAGAAGACCCTCAGGAGTCCACACGCTGCTTCCTGGATGGACCTGACCTCACACTGGCAGACTGCAACCTGCTGCCCAAACTACACATTATAAAG GTGGTGGCCAGGAAGTACCGTGGCTTTGAGATCCCGGCGGAGATGGCGGGGGTGTGGCGCTATCTGAACCACGCCTACAAGAGGGAAGAGTTTACTAACACCTGTCCTGTTGAGCGCGAAATCGAATTTGCCTACATAGATGTGGCCAAACGAATCAAATag
- the LOC124010492 gene encoding uncharacterized protein LOC124010492 — translation MQKVSVVLLVGVLTVLVTLWAGVDTAPTLLTDRGDIKLTGPATGDSNVQERTEPSTVNASRPLKTTIPVGREKTSTPTSSLDRRLKMDQVTSSPDRRAQILKMLSALEELSRVINSTLSTRMTMMPRGSANGRNSGKKKKAVAEADRVKTTTVPPVDVGGSVTASRPSTDGIDSLSGRNFKKSLPQQPKKPNNKRVCFWKYCSQN, via the exons ATGCAGAAAGTATCTGTGGTCCTGTTGGTGGGAGTCCTGACGGTGCTGGTGACTCTGTGGGCTGGAGTGGACACAGCCCCCACCCTGCTGACTgacagag GAGACATAAAGCTAACAGGTCCAGCTACAGGCGACTCAAATGTGCAAGAGAGAACGGAACCGTCAACGGTCAACGCTTCTAGACCACTGAAGACCACCATCCCTGTTGGTCGAGAAAAGACCTCCACACCCACCAGCAGTCTGGATAGACGATTGAAGATGGATCAGGTGACGAGCAGTCCAGATAGACGAGCCCAGATCCTGAAGATGCTGTCAGCGCTGGAGGAACTCAGCAGGGTGATCAACAGCACTCTGAGCACACGGATGACCATGATGCCCAGAGGGTCAGCAAACGGCAGAAATTCAGGAAAGAAGAAGAAAGCG GTAGCTGAGGCGGATAGAGTGAAAACCACCACAGTGCCTCCTGTGGATGTTGGAGGTAGCGTCACTGCATCCCGGCCCAGCACTGACGGCATAGACAGTCTGAGTGGCCGAAACTTCAAGAAGTCCCTCCCACAGCAACCCAAGAAGCCCAACAACAAGAGAG TGTGTTTCTGGAAGTACTGCTCCCAAAACTGA
- the LOC124010469 gene encoding chloride intracellular channel protein 4-like isoform X2 encodes MAWFDIAAKKLGFPTIELFVKAGSDGESIGNCPFSQRLFMILWLKGVIFNVTTVDLKRKPADLQDLAPGTNPPFVTFNGEVKVDVNKIEEFLEEKLTPPRYPKLATNHPESNTAGIDVFSKFSAYIKNPRKDTNDGLEKALLKSLRRLDEYLRTPLPEEIDANSTEDPQESTRCFLDGPDLTLADCNLLPKLHIIKVVARKYRGFEIPAEMAGVWRYLNHAYKREEFTNTCPVEREIEFAYIDVAKRIK; translated from the exons ATGGCCTGGTTTGACATAGCAGCCAAAAAGCTGGGGTTCCCAACTATCGAGCTGTTTGTCAAG GCTGGCAGTGATGGTGAGAGCATCGGGAACTGTCCATTCTCCCAGCGCCTCTTCATGATCCTGTGGCTGAAGGGAGTTATCTTCAACGTCACCACAGTCGACCTCAAAAG GAAACCGGCGGACCTGCAGGACCTGGCCCCGGGGACCAACCCTCCATTCGTCACATTTAACGGGGAGGTGAAGGTCGACGTCAACAAGATAGAAGAGTTCCTTGAGGAAAAACTCACGCCACCACG GTACCCCAAGTTGGCGACTAATCACCCAGAGTCAAACACTGCAGGTATAGATGTGTTCTCCAAGTTCTCTGCCTACATCAAGAACCCCCGCAAAGATACCAACGACG GCCTGGAGAAGGCCCTGTTGAAGTCTCTGAGGCGGCTGGATGAATACCTGAGGACCCCCCTGCCGGAGGAGATCGATGCCAACAGCACAGAAGACCCTCAGGAGTCCACACGCTGCTTCCTGGATGGACCTGACCTCACACTGGCAGACTGCAACCTGCTGCCCAAACTACACATTATAAAG GTGGTGGCCAGGAAGTACCGTGGCTTTGAGATCCCGGCGGAGATGGCGGGGGTGTGGCGCTATCTGAACCACGCCTACAAGAGGGAAGAGTTTACTAACACCTGTCCTGTTGAGCGCGAAATCGAATTTGCCTACATAGATGTGGCCAAACGAATCAAATag